In a single window of the Raphanus sativus cultivar WK10039 chromosome 9, ASM80110v3, whole genome shotgun sequence genome:
- the LOC108824037 gene encoding chitinase 10 yields the protein MEKQVSLSLCLFLFILSISSFLQETEALKYSYRRAPITRLVSKSLYDSIFIHKENNACPAKGFYHYEAFVEATRWFPKFGSVGGTMTRRREVAAFLAQISHETTGGWATAPDGPYAWGLCFKEEVSPQSNYCDASNTEWPCFPGKSYKGRGPIQLSWNYNYGQAGRALGFDGLRNPESVANNSVLAFKTALWFWMTEQTPKPSCHDVMVNRYRPTKADIAANRTSGFGLTTNIINGGLECGIPGDGRVNDRVGYFQRYAKLFDVNTGPYLDCENQMPFS from the exons ATGGAGAAACAAGTTTCTTTATCGCTAtgtctcttcctcttcatcctcTCAATATCATCTTTTCTCCAAGAAACTGAAGCTCTAAAATACTCCTATAGACGTGCACCGATCACGAGGCTAGTCTCAAAATCTCTCTACGACTCAATCTTCATCCACAAGGAAAACAACGCATGCCCTGCAAAAGGTTTCTACCACTACGAAGCATTCGTGGAGGCTACAAGGTGGTTCCCAAAGTTCGGGAGCGTAGGAGGCACTATGACAAGGAGGCGTGAAGTGGCTGCGTTTTTGGCGCAGATATCTCACGAGACAACAGGTGGTTGGGCCACGGCACCGGATGGACCGTACGCGTGGGGGCTGTGTTTTAAAGAGGAAGTGAGTCCACAGAGTAATTATTGTGATGCTTCAAATACGGAGTGGCCTTGTTTCCCTGGCAAATCTTATAAAGGAAGAGGTCCCATTCAACTTTCTTG GAATTACAATTACGGTCAGGCGGGTCGAGCATTGGGTTTTGACGGTTTACGTAACCCGGAAAGTGTAGCCAACAACTCCGTTTTAGCATTCAAAACAGCTCTTTGGTTTTGGATGACCGAACAGACTCCTAAACCATCTTGCCATGATGTCATGGTCAACCGGTACAGACCGACCAAAGCAGATATAGCAGCAAACCGGACCAGTGGTTTCGGTTTAACAACTAACATCATAAACGGCGGCTTAGAATGCGGGATTCCAGGAGATGGACGAGTCAATGACCGGGTCGGGTATTTCCAAAGATATGCTAAGTTGTTTGATGTCAACACAGGACCTTACTTAGACTGCGAGAACCAGATGCCTTTCTCCTAG
- the LOC108824038 gene encoding uncharacterized protein LOC108824038: MSMNSMLLLTVYSPRSMPKYLKRGVKKLPHQSLLVGVLTNQYRLSSNMVMRRNSGFVFTGFMVSRSALLISSSTPVYSTWSSLLVTLDVWSFANRRLDNIFMTILKVGFQIRDWSGIKVELSGKLLGTY, encoded by the exons ATGTCGATGAACTCAATGTTGTTGTTGACTGTGTACTCGCCGAGGTCTATGCCGAAGTACTTAAAGAGAGGAGTGAAAAAACTGCCACATCAATCCTTACTTGTGGGCGTCCTGACCAACCAGTATCGCTTGTCCTCAAACATGGTCATGAGAAGAAATTCTGGATTtgttttcactggttttatggTATCCCGTTCTGCTCTCCTGATCTCGTCCTCAACTCCCGTGTACAGCACTTGGAGCTCTTTGTTGGTGACTTTGGATGTTTGGTCCTTTGCGAACAGAAGGTTAGACAATATCTTTATGACGATCCTCAAGGTTGGATTCCAGATCAGAGACTG GTCAGGTATCAAAGTTGAGTTGTCCGGCAAGCTCTTGGGTACTTACTAA